A window of the Penaeus vannamei isolate JL-2024 chromosome 19, ASM4276789v1, whole genome shotgun sequence genome harbors these coding sequences:
- the LOC138865087 gene encoding uncharacterized protein: MPGPISSPWGMPGPISPWGMSGPISPWGMPGPISSWGIKGSMSSLGMKGSGSSIGMQGLVATLGMQDRTFRVGCTPLMIAQLGCKHGTYVDKENRCRCSVGLNEICVSPELGSLQCAENLECSSKTDRCVPTWTDLVTDQIRKVKH, encoded by the exons ATGCCGGGTCCGATATCCTCCCCCTGGGGAATGCCGGGTCCGATATCCCCCTGGGGAATGTCGGGTCCGATATCCCCCTGGGGGATGCCGGGTCCGATATCCTCCTGGGGGATAAAGGGTTCGATGTCCTCCTTGGGGATGAAGGGTTCGGGGTCCTCCATCGGGATGCAGGGCCTGGTAGCCACCTTGGGGATGCAGGATAGGACCTTTCGCGTGGGCTGCACGCCCTTGATGATTGCGCAGTTGGGCTGCAAGCATGGGACCTATGTGGACAAGGAGAACAGATGCAGATGCTCCGTG GGGCTGAACGAGATCTGCGTCAGCCCCGAGTTAGGCTCACTCCAGTGCGCCGAGAATCTGGAGTGCTCCTCCAAGACGGACAGATGCGTCCCGACTTGGACTGACCTGGTGACCGATCAGATAAGGAAAGTAAAACATT